Below is a window of Dromiciops gliroides isolate mDroGli1 chromosome 5, mDroGli1.pri, whole genome shotgun sequence DNA.
TTagtggttcaggggcagctaggtggataaagtactggccctggattcaggaaaacctgagttcaaatccggcctcagacacttactagctctgtgaccttgggcaagtcacttaaccctcattgtcggaagaagaggaagaagaggaggaagaagaggaagaagaggaagaagaaggaagaaggaagaagaaattatgTGGActggactgaaaaaaaattactttctatttattaaACAGGTAGAATGTCCCCTAAATTCAAAAGTGAATCCTTTATGGAAAAAGGAAACACCAAATCCATTGACCTGAAGAGATGGCAGAGATTGAAATGGAGATAGgacattttttcacatttttgcaTCCAATGTTTGCATTGTGTGGATTAGTGACTTTCTGTAGAATTTAATTCCTCACTCTACCTGCCCCCTCCAAGGAAGTCTTTACTCTCTCTACTGTGTCCCTTGGTAGATTCTGCTTCTCTCTGGGACAATATGAGTTGACTTACTGACTGTACtgtttttggtccagacctgtcATTTTACTGCCATTGGGAACTCCCAGTatgaaaattctattttaataatGGCAAAAATGGCTCAAGTTGATAGAGAGCTTTGAGTTTTGTTTGCTTCTTTAAGTATCTTATCTCAATCAATGAAGGTCAATACTTGTTCTGAAACCTCTGTTCTTCCAGCCTGGGATACTGAGAGTTCGGGTGAGTGTCCAGGATTGCCCAGTCAGGAGGATCAGAGACAGccttctatccattacaccacaccTCCTCTTAACCTGGCATGTAACTGGTACTTCATAAATAATTTGTGAATTGCCTTTGACTTTAACTTTGAAATTGCTTGCTATACAAAAGTCCCCCAGTATAAAAATGAACCTGGGTCCAGTGCTCATGTGTCAGTCAGGGCTCATAAGAATGTAAAAAGTCAACCTAGGCTTTCTTTATTTCAGAAATCCCCAGGAGCCTGACCGCAGTAATTCATTTGAGATTCTTTCAGATTCTAATGACATGTAGGGTGGGAAGGTCTGTAATAGAAAGAGCCCCAAAACGGGTGCCCCTGAGAATTTTACCCACTATTTGGGGCCAATATGCCAAGAGCTGATTTTTAAACTCTCTAAGCACTACTAAAAAGCCCACAACCCAAACCCGGGGTGAGATCTTCATTAACCATTTCAAGAACAAtgatgagggaaaaaaatcatgagaaaagaACAGTCTGGAATTCCCCAGGAAGGTTACATCAAACCAGTCCCTTGATAGAGCGTGGGCCAACTTTTATCTGATGGTTGGCTGGGTTTCGTCTGAAAGGTATACAGACTgctgagagaagaaaaacaatcatCCTTGGGGAAAATAAGGAGGCCACACTGGTGCAATTCTTTATTAGAGATGCCAACTCTCCCATTAGTGTTTCAGACGGCAAAGTGCTTTCTAAAAGTCTCCAGAACCCTTTAGAATGGGGCCCTTAAAACTGACTAGGAAATGGATCTGATGTCCAGAAGGAACAATCAGAGCTGTCCCAAAGAAGGATGTGCTGCCTGCCTTGGGGGTCAGCAGGCTCCCCCTCAATAGAGATGTTTGAACAAAGTCTGGAAGAAAGCTTGCTGGTAATGCTCCTGAGCAGAGGCAAGACTGCTGAGGCCAGGTTTGGGTCAGGTCTGGATTGGACTGGACAATCTCTTCCAATACTCATTCAGGCATTCTGAAAATCTCGGGCCTGCTTTTGGGTGGACACCAGAGCCCCAGAGAcacatttttttcaaagtcaTTGGTGACTTGGTCCTCACATTAGAAGATAGGTCAATGAAGGAGCCATTACAATATGGCAACCAAATATAAGTACCTTGAGGAcaagattttttttgtctttgtatccctgttacttagcacagttctgggCTCATAGAAGTTTGATAAGTTTTTGCTGAGTTGAAAAAATAATAGTTAAATAGGGCATTCTATTTGACTGTCTCCCACCCTGCCGACCCTGACCATGCcagctctgcctcctggcttcttttctACAAGAAAGCTTTCCCAGTCCCTCATAATGTTTAGTGCTACCTTCTACTATCCATTATTTCCTGTTTCTCctgtatctatcttgtttgtacatagttgcttgtgtgttgtcttcctcattagactctgagctccttaAAGTCAAGgattgtctttgcctttcttcatattagAAGGACTTAGCCTTAGGCTGTGGTATCCCCTCCCTAGAAGTCCTCAAAGCGAAGGTCAACTGACCACTTTGGGAGAGTGTTATAAAAGAGATTATCATTCAGGTgcaggttgggctagatggccaCTGGAGTCCTTTCCACTTGTCTTATAGGTAATTAGGGGTTCTTTTTCACATAAAGAGCTATGTCAAGCCTTAGAGTCAGAATGGAAAGCCTCATTGAAGGTAGGGATTATTTCCTTTAGGTCTCTGTATTCCTCGAGTACAGTAGGGAAaggcttgtcattttttttttcaagttggaCAGCTGTTTATTGGAGAACAACGTCATCGGCAGGAGCCCCGGAGGTGGCCCACGCTCCTCCCTCTCTAGGAGATGCGCCGACGGTGACCCTGGGCAGCGGCATGTGCCTGCCCACCGCTGGCAGGGAGTGTCTGAGCCATGGACGCTGGGGTGGAGGTCTGAGTCTTTCGGGACAAAGCCCACGGGGTCCCAGCCTGACAGATGTGGCCAGGCCCCGAAGCAGGTCCGGATGGGGACAACGGAGAGAAAGGCGCCGTGAGTCCAGGCTGTGCCGCTGCAGGGAGACAGAACCACAGCCTGGGGAGTGAGAGGAGAAGGGGGCCAGGGCAGGAGGGGTTCCTCTGCCTCGAGTCCCGGCCCAGCCCCGTTCTCCTCCCCGTGTGGAGGTCCCGGGGGCGGGCAGAGCACGGGGATGCTGTGGTCACTCAGTCCAAGGGGGACCATGAGCAGGTGCAACTCTGGGAAGGCGCTGCCGTGGCGTCCACTGAGGCCTGACTTGGTCTTGATCAGGTGGCTGATGTTCTGGAGCTGCTTGTAGCACAGTCTGCACTTGTGGAGTCTCTCCTCTCGGGTGATGTCCACCCCCACAGAAGGCGGGACAGCCAGGATGTCTGTGATCAGGTGTAGAAACTGCTGCAGGATCAGCTTTAAGGAGGTGCATCCCGTCTGCACGTAGCTCGCATACTTGCTCTGAAGCAGCTTCTCGATCtgggggaggatggtggtacaaAGGTCCAGTTTCCAAAGAGACGCTTTCTGGTTCACTATGTTGAGGAGGTCGACCACCACAGACAGGTCGTTTATGGCCACGGCCGAGTCCACAGATGTCTTGATGTCCCCTGTGGTCCAGACTGCCCGCACCGTATCCAGGTTCTTGTGACGGCTGGTCAGTACCACACACATCGTATCGTGGCCCTTTTGGATCTGGGACATGGCATCTTCATCCACCATCTCTGACTGGTTGGGCATCTTCACGGCAGGCAGGAAGTCAGAAGCTTTGAGACCGATGGGCTCATTTCTGGCAGCGGGAATGACAGCAGGCTCAGCTTTGGGCATTGGGGTAGAGGTGGCAACAGGAAGCCTGGGCACAAAGTCAGAgtttcctctgtttggcattggGAGTTGGACGTCCATGGCCTGGCTGGGCTTGGGCGCTTCCTTTGCTATGGCCACGTCATCCTCGGGAGGGGCGGAGAATGGCTCGCTCCTCTGGGGTGGAGTCCGACTGATGCTGTTCTTGGGCTGGAAGATCTCCTTGTAGTCCTCAGCGTTCTGGATCTCGGCCCTGGACTCACGCTCATCCCGGTCGTCCTCTGCTCGGGCTTCGCCTCTCGCTCTCAGAGTTCTGCTTCACCCTCTGGGGCTTGCTGCAGGCTGTGGCTGGCCTCTCGTAGCTTCGGCGGATGGTGGAACCAGTGGGTGTGGGCTGAGCCACAGGCCTGCTGTCCTAGACAGGGTCTTGCACAATAGTCCCAGACCTCGTGACCCGGTTCAGATCCACCACATAAGAGGAAACGTTGCTCTGGGCAAAGGAAACACCGATCAGCTGGTTGTTGCAGGTGGTCAGGTCGGCCACCTTGCCCCAGTTCACCAGGACCACGTCGAAGTAGCGCTCGGGTTCCCAGCCGTACACGCGAAGGGAGTCTTGACACCCGCTGTACAGGCAGCAGCCGTTGGGGTTGAATAGTATGCTCCTGACTGGCCCAGGCTCGCCTTCAATGCAGCTGACCACTTGGAACTTTTCCAGATCCCAGAAGCGGATTGTCCTGTCAGAGCTGCCAGAAGCCAGCAGGTACTCATTCGGGTGAAACTCGACCACGTTGACAGGCCCTGTGTGTCGCAGGAACTCGGACATCATCTTCCCAACCGTCAGATCCCAAAGCTTCACACTGTGGTCATCTGCGGCGGATGCTAACCATTTCCCATCGGGGCTAAACCGAAGACATCTGACAGCCTCAGTGTGTCCCTTATACCGGAACACGCAGCCTTTCCTCCGGATGTCCCAGAGCTTGATGTTTGTATCCTGAGAACCAGAGACTACAAACTCCCCATAGGGATGGAAATCCAGGCTGCAGATATTGGCTTTGTGTCCCATTAAAGTACGAAGAATTTTGGCAGCTTCCAGGTCCCACACGCGGATGGAGCCTAACTGGGAGCCAGCCACTATGAGCTCCTCGGGGGTGTTGAGCCGGACGCTCTCCACGGGCGACGTGTGGCGGGTCAAGCTCATGATGCAGTTGGGCTTGTTAACTGATCACAGGTTGACCCGACAGTCATCTCCTCCCGTCGCTAAAAGCCGTCCTGAGCCTTTGCCCAACACCAGGGAAGACACGTTGCTGGCATGGGCCACAATTTCCTGTAGCTTCCACGCAGTCTTGGTAACAACGGGGGTCGCCATTTTAGCAGCCAGTTCCTTTCAGTTGGCGTGCACCCCCAAACCAACCAGAGAGGATTGCGAGGGGAGCTCTCTATGTGCccagtggggtgggggaagaaccCCCCCAGGCTCAAGTCTCAAGTTGGAGCGAAGTTTCGACACATCCAGGCAGAGACAATTCCCTGTTTTGTGGCCTTTTGTTAAGTCCCGTTTTATAACATCCAAGCAAGCAGTTTGTGCCCGCCAAGATACATCACAGACCATGGAGGATCAGTTTTGGTCCATTGTAGGGTTATGTTGATCtgaggcggcggcagcggcggcggtgGCTCGGTGGGTGGAGGATCCGCTCCCAGCGCGGCCCCCACCTGACTCAAGGCTTATCATTTCTGACAGAGCTCATATTGACAAGAGAACAACTATtgcattttgattattttaaatgttacttTATAACTAACCATCTTTCAAGAGCATTTAGTGATACATTTGACTTTCTTAGTTCTATGACCAGAGACCTAACTTTTTCAACCCTTTATCCATGTATGAGACTCTTAGCTAACTCTTGGTTGTCCATGAAAATAGGATACCAAAATAGCAGAGAATAGttaaaatctcatttaaaaaaccTCACTGTTGAGACATTTATGATCACCTAATAAGGGTCTGGGCTAAAGTTTACTCTCTTCTGGTGTCTAGGGTTATGTGAAAGactggaatatttttaaattgtggcTGGCAGCACACAGAACTTTCTGCTCTTTTAATTTACCTTTcttaagagaaaagaaggaaaagtagcCTGGTAAACATTAGCCATTATCTCAGTTCTGTTAACTTTGTGTGTTATCTTCATTTCTATTCTTGTAAaaacttacctcatagggttactctaaggataaaatgagatttgcccatgtaaaatgatttgtccCCTAAGAAGagttttataaatgctagctattattttattatgttgttcccctcattttactttcttcattctgtattatttcttcccatatttctctgaattattcatattttatcacATTCACATATAAGAATTGGTTCATTTATTCTCCAGTCACTGGACACAGATTTTATTTCCAACTTTTTGTGAATATAAAtaatcagtcaattagcatttagtaagtgcccaCTATGAGCtagacactctgctaagtgctgggggagacaaagaaagacaaaaaccagtcCTTGCTCTCCAAAAGCAACCAGTATAATGGTAGAAGTATTTGCATGTAGAAGAATTATTATGCAAAGAATTATTGTACAAACTGGATACAGGCAGGATCAATTGGGAGTGATCTTAGAAAGACAGCACCAACATTAAGGAAAATTGGCaaaaaagcttcctatagaaggtgggagaCTTCTATTTCCACTTTAAACTGAGACTTGGTGGCAGCCAGGGAAGCTGGaatgcagagatgaggagaagagTGTTCCAATAATGGGggccagccagtgaaaatacttgGAGTTGGGTGATAAGAGTATTTGAGCGTATACGTGACCTTTCTTTTGATCGTTGACCTCCTTGGTGTATAAACTAAGTAATGGAAAGGCTGACTCAAAAGGAAGGCAAAATTTGAGACTTCCTTCACATCATTCCAAATAGCTTTCCCGAATCATAAAACAAATTCATGGCTCTTCTAGGAAAGAACTCATGCACCTATCTTAATATGGTGCTTGCAACATAAACTTCCCCTCCCACCTACCGCCTTTGTCAATTTAATGAGGGTGAGATATCTCAGTGTCattttgctttaaatatattatttatgatAGATGACATTTtttcacaaggttgttgagagtttgcatttctttttttgaaaatcctTTGTATCTTTGGTTCAAAGCATTTGGACAAAACGTACTTGACCTGAGTTTCAAAATCATACTCGAATCttttaatatgtaattatattCATTACTGAATATTCAATCATTTGGAGATTTTGAAGTCTTCCCAGGTGATAGTTAAACCcaatggaatgaatgaatcatCATGCATTTAATATGATTCCAGTGTGACAATCAGCCTGTATGCTCATAGGCACTTCTGTCTGCCAATGGGCCAATTTCTGTGTATCTACCATGACATATTTATTGCAGAAAGATGGATGGAAACATGAAGAGCTAGAGGTTATATATGGGTAACCAATCTGTGTAAATGAATGATGTCATGCTGAGAGCAATGGTCCATAGACCTGGGGGTGCAGCTCATGCTAGGAATGATTGATAATGCGGATAAAAGTGCTCTCCCTCAATCTGTCTTCACTTTACATACTTCCACTACCAGCCAATAAATTTTCATTATTGACTAATGTGCTCTCCATGTCGACCAGCACCCATTTTCAAGGGATTTTGACATAAATGTGGAATGCTGGTGGGTCTGAAGAAAGGATGAGTCATAGTATGAGAGAATAATGCTAGTAACCCCAGAAATGTATGTACTGCTTGAAGGTTTGCACATTTTCCCAACCCAGTACCCCCATTCacacactttacaaatgaggaaaacttttattctcaatttcctaatctgtaaaacctATAATAACCCTCTAAGTTAGGTACTCCATGTATTAGTCTATTTTGACTGAGGCACAAGGAGGTtgaataacttacccaaggtcacttaaGTAGTAAATGTAAGAAGAAGGATTGAGTTGAGGAAGTACAGTTCAGACTTTGATGAATCACCATATCTTTTGCTGAAGTCATttgaaattctttcattttgataTAAGATTTTCTGTTCCTGAGTGGAATGAGTGGCTGAATGATcattgcatgaatgaatgaataagcatttattaaactcacTGTGTGGAATCCAATatctattcagccactaaagtgattttcctaaagtataggtcttgccatatcactcccctcctcaataaactccagtggctcctattGCCTAGAGGAGCAAATACAGAATTctcaatttggcatttaaagccattcataGCCTAGCTCCCCtctactttccagtcttcttacaccttactc
It encodes the following:
- the LOC122728661 gene encoding LOW QUALITY PROTEIN: katanin p80 WD40 repeat-containing subunit B1-like (The sequence of the model RefSeq protein was modified relative to this genomic sequence to represent the inferred CDS: inserted 2 bases in 1 codon; substituted 2 bases at 2 genomic stop codons); this encodes MATPVVTKTAWKLQEIVAHASNVSSLVLGKGSGRLLATGGDDCRVNLXSVNKPNCIMSLTRHTSPVESVRLNTPEELIVAGSQLGSIRVWDLEAAKILRTLMGHKANICSLDFHPYGEFVVSGSQDTNIKLWDIRRKGCVFRYKGHTEAVRCLRFSPDGKWLASAADDHSVKLWDLTVGKMMSEFLRHTGPVNVVEFHPNEYLLASGSSDRTIRFWDLEKFQVVSCIEGEPGPVRSILFNPNGCCLYSGCQDSLRVYGWEPERYFDVVLVNWGKVADLTTCNNQLIGVSFAQSNVSSYVVDLNRVTRSGTIVQDPVXDSRPVAQPTPTGSTIRRSYERPATACSKPQRVKQNSESERRSPSXEDDRDERESRAEIQNAEDYKEIFQPKNSISRTPPQRSEPFSAPPEDDVAIAKEAPKPSQAMDVQLPMPNRGNSDFVPRLPVATSTPMPKAEPAVIPAARNEPIGLKASDFLPAVKMPNQSEMVDEDAMSQIQKGHDTMCVVLTSRHKNLDTVRAVWTTGDIKTSVDSAVAINDLSVVVDLLNIVNQKASLWKLDLCTTILPQIEKLLQSKYASYVQTGCTSLKLILQQFLHLITDILAVPPSVGVDITREERLHKCRLCYKQLQNISHLIKTKSGLSGRHGSAFPELHLLMVPLGLSDHSIPVLCPPPGPPHGEENGAGPGLEAEEPLLPWPPSPLTPQAVVLSPCSGTAWTHGAFLSVVPIRTCFGAWPHLSGWDPVGFVPKDSDLHPSVHGSDTPCQRWAGTCRCPGSPSAHLLEREERGPPPGLLPMTLFSNKQLSNLKKKMTSLSLLYSRNTET